From the genome of Populus trichocarpa isolate Nisqually-1 chromosome 15, P.trichocarpa_v4.1, whole genome shotgun sequence, one region includes:
- the LOC7462529 gene encoding hydroxyproline O-galactosyltransferase GALT6 — translation MKRGKSDTKLDTFVSLSKQRSIQIVIAVAVFYMLLVTLEIPFVFDSRFTSETTTATSTTLTRFSHLQSEQDLHDKDAPSRPMNWVSHNSAQPMRSQLARSTTKPNKILSTLGFEPKTFDPTKKDGSVSLHKAAKTAWEDGLKIWDEMESGKMQVLEVKKPENKSEPCPNSVSLSGSEFLKRMRMVELPCGLTLGSHITVVGKPRAAHAEKDPKIALVKEAGETVMVSQFMMELLGLKTVEAEDPPRILHFNPRLKGDWSLKPVIEQNTCYRMQWGTALRCEGWGSKADEETVDGQVKCEKWVRDDEDDDKSEESKATWWLNRLIGRTKKVSFDWPYPFAEEKLFVLTLSAGLEGYHINVDGRHATSFPYRTGYTLEDATGLAVTGDIDVHSVFAASLPSNHPSFSPQRHLEMSSRWKAPPLSVGSVELFIGVLSAGNHFSERMAVRKSWMQHRLIKSSNVVARFFVALHARKEVNLELKKEAEFFGDIVIVPYMDNYDLVVLKTVAICEYGVRTVRAKYIMKGDDDTFVRVDSIIDEVNEIPAGRSLYIGNINYYHKPLRYGKWAVTYEEWPEEDYPPYANGPGYILSSDIGRFIVSEFESHKLRLFKMEDVSMGMWVEQFNSSRPVEYVHSLKFCQFGCIEGYYTAHYQSPKQMICLWEKLQKQGRPQCCNMR, via the exons ATGAAGAGGGGCAAATCTGATACGAAATTGGACACGTTTGTGTCATTAAGCAAGCAAAGATCCATTCAAATCGTGATTGCTGTAGCTGTTTTCTACATGCTTCTTGTCACCCTTGAAATCCCTTTTGTTTTCGACTCTCGTTTCACTTCTGAAACCACCACCGCCACCTCGACCACCCTTACTCGATTTTCTCACCTTCAAAGCGAACAAGATTTGCATGATAAAGATGCCCCATCTCGACCTATGAACTGGGTTTCCCATAATTCCGCCCAGCCTATGCGCTCTCAACTCGCTCGTTCCACCACGAAACCCAACAAAATCTTGTCCACTTTGGGTTTTGAACCTAAAACGTTTGACCCCACTAAGAAAGATGGCTCGGTGAGCCTCCATAAAGCTGCGAAGACTGCTTGGGAAGACGGGTTGAAGATATGGGATGAAATGGAATCCGGAAAAATGCAAGTTTTGGAGGTTAAAAAGCCTGAGAATAAATCCGAACCGTGTCCCAATTCGGTTTCGCTCTCTGGGTCCGAGTTTTTGAAGCGAATGAGGATGGTGGAGTTGCCTTGTGGGCTCACTTTGGGGTCACATATAACGGTGGTGGGTAAGCCGAGAGCAGCACATGCCGAGAAGGACCCCAAGATTGCCTTGGTGAAGGAGGCAGGCGAGACGGTGATGGTTTCGCAGTTTATGATGGAATTGCTGGGATTGAAGACTGTGGAGGCTGAGGACCCTCCTAGGATTCTTCATTTTAATCCCAGGTTGAAAGGTGATTGGAGTTTGAAGCCTGTAATTGAGCAGAATACTTGTTACAGAATGCAGTGGGGGACTGCTTTGCGCTGCGAGGGGTGGGGTTCTAAGGCCGATGAGGAGActg TTGATGGTCAAGTTAAGTGCGAGAAGTGGGTCcgtgatgatgaagatgatgataaatCAGAGGAGTCCAAGGCAACTTGGTGGTTGAACCGGTTAATAGGTCGAACAAAAAAGGTGTCTTTTGACTGGCCATATCCTTTTGCAGAGGAGAAGCTGTTTGTCCTAACTCTAAGTGCTGGTTTGGAGGGTTATCACATTAATGTTGATGGGAGGCATGCCACTTCTTTTCCTTATCGAACT GGGTATACTCTTGAGGATGCAACGGGGCTAGCTGTTACTGGGGACATAGATGTTCACTCTGTATTTGCTGCTTCATTGCCCTCGAATCACCctagcttttctcctcaaaggCATCTAGAGATGTCTAGCAGGTGGAAAGCACCACCTCTTTCTGTGGGGTCAGTGGAACTTTTTATTGGTGTTCTTTCTGCAGGTAATCATTTTTCTGAGCGAATGGCTGTGAGGAAGTCTTGGATGCAGCATAGGCTTATTAAATCTTCAAATGTGGTAGCTCGTTTCTTTGTAGCACTG CATGCTCGAAAAGAAGTGAATTTGGAGTTAAAGAAAGAGGCTGAATTTTTTGGTGATATTGTTATAGTGCCTTACATGGATAACTATGATCTTGTGGTGTTGAAAACTGTTGCCATCTGCGAATATGGG GTCCGCACAGTGCGTGCAAAATATATCATGAAGGGTGACGATGATACATTTGTGAGAGTGGATTCCATTATTGATGAAGTAAATGAAATTCCTGCTGGTAGGAGCTTGTACATTGGAAACATAAATTACTACCATAAGCCCCTGCGATATGGTAAATGGGCAGTGACATATGAG GAATGGCCAGAAGAAGATTATCCACCCTATGCAAATGGGCCAGGCTACATTTTATCTTCTGACATCGGGCGCTTCATTGTTTCTGAGTTTGAGAGTCATAAATTAAGG TTGTTCAAGATGGAAGATGTGAGCATGGGAATGTGGGTAGAGCAGTTCAATAGCTCAAGACCTGTGGAGTATGTGCACAGCTTGAAGTTCTGCCAGTTTGGATGTATTGAAGGTTATTACACGGCTCATTACCAGTCCCCCAAGCAAATGATCTGCCTTTgggaaaaattacaaaagcaGGGAAGGCCTCAGTGCTGCAACATGAGATGA